In Streptomyces sp. NBC_00569, a single genomic region encodes these proteins:
- a CDS encoding M56 family metallopeptidase produces the protein MTVPVALLLLGTLAAVVAPRLLARADWPEREPVVALWVWQCVVAGVLLCCALSMTLSAAAAWQAVRGHVFASAPHAVVDAYALRAAGGWAATLAVTLALGGLWTAAMLAREIFRSRARRRRRRAELLVRSPLLPGEEPGSDRLVVLEGERPDAWWLPGAAPQLVITTAALRRLKGRQLDAVLAHEMGHAQWRHDWLLHCSGALATGFPQVPVFAAFRDEMHRLVELAADDMASRRFGRLTIALALVELNEDRGVFGPCPTPQAHVPQRVHRLLTPPRRLTPARRLRLTAAAALVPVVPLLVTFVPGLRALG, from the coding sequence ATGACGGTCCCCGTAGCACTGCTGCTGCTCGGCACCCTCGCCGCTGTCGTCGCCCCCCGCCTTCTCGCGCGGGCCGACTGGCCGGAGCGCGAGCCGGTGGTCGCCCTCTGGGTGTGGCAGTGCGTGGTGGCCGGTGTCCTCCTGTGCTGCGCGCTGTCGATGACGCTGAGCGCGGCCGCCGCCTGGCAGGCCGTCCGCGGCCATGTGTTCGCGTCCGCCCCGCACGCCGTCGTCGACGCGTACGCGCTGCGGGCGGCCGGCGGATGGGCGGCGACGCTGGCCGTGACGCTCGCGCTCGGCGGGCTGTGGACCGCGGCGATGCTCGCCCGGGAGATCTTCCGATCGCGGGCCAGGCGCAGGCGGCGGCGCGCCGAACTCCTGGTGCGTTCCCCGCTGTTGCCGGGCGAGGAGCCGGGCAGCGACCGACTCGTCGTCCTCGAAGGCGAGCGCCCCGACGCCTGGTGGCTGCCGGGCGCCGCGCCCCAGCTGGTCATCACGACGGCCGCCCTGCGCCGCCTCAAGGGCCGTCAGCTGGACGCGGTCCTCGCGCACGAGATGGGTCACGCACAGTGGCGGCACGACTGGCTGCTGCACTGCTCGGGGGCGCTGGCCACGGGCTTCCCTCAGGTTCCGGTCTTCGCCGCGTTCCGCGACGAGATGCACCGGCTCGTCGAACTGGCCGCCGACGACATGGCGTCGCGCCGCTTCGGACGCCTGACCATCGCTCTCGCCCTGGTCGAACTCAACGAGGACCGCGGGGTGTTCGGCCCCTGCCCCACCCCGCAGGCCCATGTGCCGCAGCGCGTGCACCGGTTGCTGACCCCGCCGCGGCGGCTCACCCCGGCCCGGCGTCTGCGCCTGACCGCGGCGGCCGCCCTCGTACCGGTGGTGCCGCTCCTGGTGACCTTCGTGCCGGGCCTGCGCGCGCTGGGCTGA
- a CDS encoding DUF5134 domain-containing protein translates to MHGPGSAAWLLVALCAATGAYCLLRMRSGVEEQRRTAGSEALMGFGMALMAIPAAVITPPRAAWALYALVFGAAALRALWASRSSAHHLHHLVGTFAMAYMAVGMAAAPSGHAGHGGAGAPLVTGLLLLYFAGYVLWSGARLVPVATAGGGPPVSGWGDRPELARACRLSMGIGMVAMLLTM, encoded by the coding sequence GTGCACGGACCGGGCTCGGCCGCCTGGCTGCTCGTCGCGCTGTGCGCGGCGACGGGGGCGTACTGCCTGCTGCGGATGCGCAGCGGGGTCGAGGAGCAGCGTCGCACGGCGGGCAGCGAGGCCCTCATGGGGTTCGGCATGGCGCTCATGGCGATACCCGCCGCGGTGATCACGCCACCGCGCGCCGCCTGGGCGTTGTACGCGCTCGTGTTCGGGGCGGCGGCGCTGCGCGCGCTGTGGGCGTCCCGTTCGAGCGCGCACCACCTGCACCACCTGGTGGGTACGTTCGCCATGGCGTACATGGCGGTGGGGATGGCCGCGGCACCGAGCGGGCACGCCGGGCACGGAGGTGCGGGCGCACCGCTGGTGACCGGACTGCTCCTGCTCTATTTCGCGGGGTACGTGCTGTGGTCGGGGGCGCGGCTGGTGCCGGTGGCGACGGCCGGGGGCGGCCCGCCCGTGTCCGGGTGGGGGGACCGCCCGGAGCTGGCGCGGGCCTGCCGTCTCTCGATGGGCATCGGGATGGTCGCGATGCTGCTCACCATGTAG
- a CDS encoding FUSC family protein has translation MSSTETPTSTSSPSPSPSRPRPVRRLPLAGVLRLNKPSDIWFKPATSVVVSAAVPNLTLLALGRLDLAMYTMAGSLCALYAHNLPYAARARALAWVVLGMLASLAVALLTASLTSSAAVLVAVGALLAAAQKTLCDATRVGPPGHLILTFISSAGLFAPQTLGQIPGHLALTVGAGAVAWLVGMAPALVRPHGPERRATARALNAAAAYVSAEDGARERARAGAAAAVHAAWQSLLATGGRGAARRALERLVVRAEVALAAPDDTDPALLRDWAAGLSGTGPVPRVGHAHTHESDVDDEVLGIEAELAFGKPSLWRRLAPGSPLLPVALRTAVGCALAGYGSLALGVGRPYWALVTAASLYQANVTLTWNRTVQRVAGNLAGVLVFAAVVPLAHVGQIFVVLFCLLFSFGAEAFISRNYWLGSVCVTPMALLITEFARTQEAGELIADRVVDTLVGALLGIVAAVIVTNRRAADHIELALEATDRAREAAERTLAAPRPEPGGLETTRRRLTAALVELRAADDTAAGEWWQRALPEERVVAAEQAGHRTLAATVRRRTRRTVQETDEHRGGTDARENTRA, from the coding sequence ATGAGCAGCACGGAAACCCCGACCTCGACTTCCTCCCCGTCCCCGTCCCCGTCCAGGCCCCGGCCGGTGCGGCGGCTCCCGCTCGCGGGGGTGCTGCGCCTCAACAAGCCGTCCGACATCTGGTTCAAGCCCGCGACCAGCGTCGTCGTGTCCGCGGCGGTGCCGAATCTGACGCTGCTCGCCCTCGGCCGCCTCGACCTCGCGATGTACACGATGGCCGGGTCGCTGTGCGCTCTCTACGCCCACAACCTGCCGTACGCGGCGCGCGCCCGTGCCCTCGCCTGGGTCGTCCTCGGCATGCTCGCGAGCCTCGCCGTGGCCCTGCTCACCGCCTCGCTCACCTCGTCGGCCGCCGTGCTCGTGGCAGTCGGCGCGCTCCTCGCCGCGGCGCAGAAGACCCTGTGCGACGCGACCCGCGTCGGACCGCCCGGCCACCTGATCCTCACGTTCATCAGCTCGGCCGGCCTCTTCGCCCCGCAGACCCTGGGGCAGATACCCGGCCACCTCGCCCTGACCGTCGGCGCGGGCGCCGTGGCCTGGCTCGTCGGCATGGCCCCCGCCCTCGTGCGCCCGCACGGCCCGGAGCGGCGCGCCACCGCCCGCGCGCTGAACGCCGCCGCCGCGTACGTGAGCGCCGAGGACGGCGCGCGCGAGCGGGCCAGGGCCGGCGCTGCCGCCGCCGTGCACGCCGCCTGGCAGTCCCTCCTCGCCACCGGCGGCCGGGGCGCCGCCCGCCGTGCCCTGGAGCGCCTCGTCGTGCGCGCCGAGGTCGCCCTCGCGGCGCCCGACGACACCGACCCGGCGCTCCTGCGCGACTGGGCCGCCGGCCTGAGCGGCACGGGCCCCGTCCCGCGCGTCGGCCACGCCCACACCCATGAAAGCGACGTCGACGACGAAGTGCTCGGCATCGAGGCCGAACTCGCCTTCGGCAAGCCGTCGTTGTGGCGCAGGCTCGCCCCCGGCTCACCTCTGCTGCCGGTCGCCCTGCGCACCGCCGTCGGCTGCGCCCTCGCCGGATACGGGTCCCTCGCCCTCGGCGTCGGCCGCCCGTACTGGGCCCTGGTCACCGCCGCCTCGCTCTACCAGGCCAACGTCACCCTCACCTGGAACCGCACCGTGCAGCGCGTGGCCGGCAACCTCGCCGGAGTGCTCGTCTTCGCCGCCGTGGTGCCCCTCGCCCACGTGGGTCAGATCTTCGTCGTCCTGTTCTGCCTGCTCTTCAGCTTCGGTGCCGAGGCGTTCATCTCCCGCAACTACTGGCTCGGCAGCGTCTGCGTGACCCCCATGGCGCTGCTGATCACCGAGTTCGCCAGGACGCAGGAGGCCGGCGAGCTCATCGCGGACCGGGTCGTGGACACCCTCGTGGGGGCGCTGCTCGGCATCGTCGCCGCCGTGATCGTCACCAACCGGCGCGCCGCCGACCACATCGAGCTCGCCCTGGAGGCGACCGACCGCGCCCGCGAGGCCGCGGAGCGCACCCTCGCCGCCCCGCGTCCCGAGCCCGGCGGACTGGAGACCACGCGCCGCAGGCTCACCGCCGCCCTCGTCGAACTGCGCGCCGCCGACGACACCGCGGCCGGCGAATGGTGGCAGCGCGCCCTGCCCGAGGAGCGTGTGGTCGCCGCGGAGCAGGCCGGACACCGTACGCTCGCGGCGACGGTCCGACGCCGCACGCGGCGGACCGTCCAGGAGACCGACGAGCACAGGGGCGGCACGGACGCCCGGGAGAACACGCGAGCATGA
- a CDS encoding MarR family winged helix-turn-helix transcriptional regulator — MTTRNGRAAADDTVAAVVRQWQTVRPDIDTGPMEVIGRINRCAALLQQAEDAPLRRAGLTRAEFDLLGALRRTGHELTPGDLSRETFSSGAAVTKRLKQLQERGLVDRRGDTRDRRVSHLSLTGAGRELVDALLPDQLAYEKTVLSGLGGAGQGQLSVLLGELLGQLEGRPGGPRA, encoded by the coding sequence ATGACGACACGCAACGGCAGGGCTGCGGCGGACGACACCGTCGCCGCGGTGGTGCGGCAGTGGCAGACGGTCCGCCCCGACATCGACACCGGGCCCATGGAGGTCATCGGGCGGATCAACCGCTGCGCCGCCCTCCTCCAGCAGGCCGAGGACGCGCCGCTGCGCCGCGCCGGGCTGACCCGCGCCGAGTTCGACCTGCTCGGCGCGCTGCGCCGTACCGGCCACGAACTCACCCCGGGTGACCTTTCGCGGGAGACGTTCTCTTCGGGCGCCGCCGTCACCAAGCGGCTCAAGCAGCTCCAGGAGCGCGGTCTGGTCGACCGGCGCGGCGACACCCGCGACCGGCGCGTCTCCCACCTCAGCCTGACCGGCGCCGGCCGCGAGCTGGTCGACGCGCTGCTGCCCGACCAGCTCGCGTACGAGAAGACGGTGCTGTCCGGCCTCGGCGGCGCCGGACAGGGGCAACTCAGTGTCCTTCTGGGCGAGTTGCTCGGTCAGCTCGAAGGCCGCCCGGGTGGCCCGCGCGCCTGA
- a CDS encoding imidazolonepropionase-like domain-containing protein — translation MIDETAPVLHRAAHIVSQSGAGPEPEMIAVADGRIRATGTVAALRDRFPGAPETDHGDATLVPGLNDARRARAAPTSTWC, via the coding sequence ATGATCGACGAGACCGCACCCGTCCTCCACCGCGCCGCCCATATCGTCAGCCAGAGCGGCGCGGGCCCCGAGCCCGAGATGATCGCCGTCGCCGACGGCCGGATCCGCGCCACCGGCACCGTCGCCGCCCTGCGCGACCGCTTCCCCGGCGCGCCCGAGACCGACCACGGTGACGCCACCCTCGTGCCCGGCCTGAACGACGCGCGCCGCGCACGCGCCGCGCCCACATCCACCTGGTGTTGA
- a CDS encoding RNA-guided endonuclease InsQ/TnpB family protein → MTTTYVKRAFKYRFYPTDAQAAELSRTFGCVRKVYNLALAARTEAWARQERVNYNATSAMLTAWKKTEELAFLNEVSSVPLQQCLRHLQTAFTHFFGKRAKYPRFKSKRKSRKSAEYTTSGFRFRDGKLTLAKMSEPLDIIWSRPLPAGAKPSTVTVSRDAAGRWFVSMLCEDPNIKPLPANDKAVGVDVGLDHLLTLSTGEKIVNPRHERRDRARLALAQRRLAKKEKGSANRAKARRQVAKIHARIADRRRDNLHKLTTRLVRENQMLVIEDLTVRNMVKNRNLARAISDAAWSEFRSMLEYKAAWYERDVVAVDRFFPSSKLCSACGALQEKMPLSVRTWTCGNCGVTQDRDVNAAKNLLAVGLTVTACGAGARPQRRTPGGQSATKQEPPLREP, encoded by the coding sequence GTGACCACGACGTATGTGAAGCGGGCGTTCAAGTACCGCTTCTATCCGACCGATGCGCAGGCGGCCGAGCTGTCGCGCACGTTCGGTTGCGTCCGCAAGGTCTACAATCTGGCCCTCGCGGCCCGTACCGAGGCGTGGGCGCGGCAGGAGCGGGTGAACTACAACGCCACCTCGGCGATGCTGACGGCGTGGAAGAAGACCGAGGAACTCGCGTTCCTCAACGAGGTGTCCTCGGTCCCGCTGCAGCAGTGCTTGCGCCACTTGCAGACGGCATTCACTCACTTCTTCGGCAAGCGGGCCAAGTACCCGCGCTTCAAGTCGAAGAGGAAGTCTCGTAAGTCCGCCGAATACACCACGTCCGGTTTCCGCTTCCGTGACGGCAAGCTGACCCTGGCGAAGATGAGCGAGCCGTTGGACATCATCTGGTCGCGGCCGCTCCCGGCGGGGGCGAAGCCGTCCACGGTGACCGTGTCCCGGGACGCGGCGGGGCGCTGGTTCGTCTCCATGCTGTGCGAGGACCCCAACATCAAGCCGCTCCCCGCGAACGACAAGGCGGTCGGTGTCGATGTCGGCCTTGACCATCTGCTGACCCTGTCCACCGGCGAGAAGATCGTCAACCCGCGCCATGAGCGTCGCGACCGCGCCCGTCTCGCGCTGGCCCAGCGTCGTCTGGCGAAGAAGGAGAAGGGGTCGGCGAACCGGGCCAAGGCTCGACGCCAGGTCGCCAAGATCCACGCCCGGATCGCAGACCGACGCCGGGACAATCTGCACAAGCTGACCACTCGACTCGTGCGTGAGAACCAAATGCTCGTGATCGAGGACCTGACCGTGCGGAACATGGTCAAGAACCGGAATCTGGCCCGCGCCATCAGCGACGCGGCGTGGTCGGAGTTCCGGTCCATGCTGGAGTACAAGGCCGCCTGGTACGAGCGGGACGTGGTCGCCGTCGACCGCTTTTTCCCCTCGTCCAAGCTGTGCTCCGCCTGCGGCGCTCTCCAGGAGAAGATGCCGCTCAGCGTCCGTACTTGGACGTGCGGAAACTGTGGTGTGACCCAGGACCGGGACGTGAACGCCGCGAAGAACCTGCTGGCCGTCGGGCTGACGGTGACAGCCTGTGGAGCCGGTGCAAGACCTCAACGGAGAACTCCGGGCGGGCAGTCGGCGACGAAGCAGGAACCCCCACTGCGCGAGCCGTAG
- a CDS encoding penicillin acylase family protein, producing the protein MNTPTVADFEIPGLAEPVEILVDRWGVPHLYAGSQDDLFLAQGFNAARDRLFQLDLWRRRGLGLLSEVFGGQYVGHDRAARLFLYRGDMAEEWSAYGEDTERITTAFVNGINAYVSLCHRDPSRRPPEFAMLGYEPAHWDPSDVARIRSHGLQYNLHDEVARALTLRDHGTGVEDLRRRREPAPHHLTVPEGLDLSVIPDDVLRVYDLATVPPWPDAAALQGIDGSNNWVLAPSRTATGRPILANDPHRAVTLPALRYIAHLTAPGIDVIGAGEPALPGLSIGHNGNIAFGFTIFPIDQEDLYVYETDPGNPRAYRYEGRWEAMTRVTETIPVKDGEPAEAELWFTRHGPVIHEHPTRDAAFAVRAAWLGPGMAPYLGSTGYMRAEGPDAFVAALRRWGAPGENQVYAAPDGTVGWRPAGRAPVRPNWDGTLPVPGDGRYEWDGFLDADALPAERDPDQGWFATANQMNLPPGYPNDRDTVTYDWYAPTRHHRIAEKLDARTDWTVEDCVRLQTDTVSLPARRILPLLAELTGDDPLTARAIDLLREWDADVTADSAAAALFEIWYRRHLRPAVFAEALREVAPEAKRAAALARILPSDDPAADPRVDLDLLTGAETGPDPGTLLATLSAAVGELSALLGPDPAAWTWGALHHARVYHPVTALHDGPQPPWASVGPAPRGGSGDTVGVAPYGPDFRQTTGATFRLVVDVGSWDDSVAMNSPGQSGDPDSEHYSDLFTTWAADGFFPLLYSREQVEKHTARTITLRPPAPVTAQDPNGR; encoded by the coding sequence GTGAACACACCGACAGTCGCGGACTTCGAGATCCCCGGCCTCGCCGAACCGGTCGAGATACTCGTCGACCGGTGGGGCGTGCCCCACCTCTACGCGGGCTCCCAGGACGACCTGTTCCTGGCACAGGGCTTCAACGCGGCCCGCGACCGTCTCTTCCAGCTCGACCTGTGGCGTCGCCGCGGACTCGGCCTGCTGTCCGAGGTGTTCGGCGGGCAGTACGTCGGGCACGACCGCGCCGCCCGCCTGTTCCTCTACCGGGGCGACATGGCCGAGGAGTGGAGCGCGTACGGCGAGGACACCGAACGGATCACCACGGCGTTCGTGAACGGCATCAACGCCTACGTGTCCCTGTGCCACCGCGACCCGTCCCGACGTCCGCCGGAATTCGCCATGTTGGGCTACGAACCGGCCCACTGGGACCCCTCGGACGTCGCCAGGATCCGCAGCCACGGCCTCCAGTACAACCTCCACGACGAGGTCGCCCGCGCCCTCACCCTGCGCGATCACGGCACCGGCGTCGAGGATCTGCGCCGGCGCCGCGAACCCGCCCCGCACCACCTCACCGTTCCCGAGGGTCTCGACCTGAGCGTCATTCCGGACGACGTCCTGCGCGTGTACGACCTCGCGACGGTCCCGCCCTGGCCGGACGCCGCCGCCCTCCAGGGCATCGACGGCTCCAACAACTGGGTGCTCGCGCCCTCCAGGACCGCCACCGGCCGTCCCATCCTCGCCAACGACCCGCACCGCGCGGTCACTCTGCCCGCCCTGCGCTACATCGCGCACCTGACCGCACCCGGCATCGACGTCATCGGCGCGGGCGAGCCCGCCCTGCCCGGCCTCTCCATCGGCCACAACGGGAACATCGCGTTCGGCTTCACGATCTTCCCGATCGACCAGGAGGACCTGTACGTCTACGAGACCGACCCCGGCAACCCGCGCGCCTACCGCTACGAAGGCCGCTGGGAAGCGATGACCCGCGTGACCGAGACCATCCCGGTCAAGGACGGGGAGCCGGCCGAGGCCGAGCTGTGGTTCACCCGGCACGGCCCCGTCATCCACGAACACCCCACGCGGGACGCCGCGTTCGCCGTGCGCGCCGCCTGGCTCGGCCCCGGCATGGCGCCCTACCTCGGCAGCACCGGCTACATGCGCGCCGAAGGGCCCGACGCGTTCGTCGCCGCGCTGCGCCGCTGGGGCGCGCCCGGCGAGAACCAGGTGTACGCGGCGCCCGACGGCACCGTCGGCTGGCGCCCCGCGGGCCGCGCCCCGGTCCGCCCGAACTGGGACGGTACCCTGCCCGTGCCCGGCGACGGCCGCTACGAATGGGACGGCTTCCTCGACGCCGACGCGCTGCCCGCCGAACGCGACCCGGACCAGGGCTGGTTCGCCACCGCCAACCAGATGAACCTGCCGCCCGGCTACCCGAACGACCGCGACACGGTCACGTACGACTGGTACGCCCCCACCCGCCACCACCGCATCGCCGAGAAGCTCGACGCGCGCACGGACTGGACCGTGGAGGACTGCGTCCGGCTCCAGACCGACACCGTCAGCCTGCCCGCGCGCCGCATCCTGCCGCTGCTCGCCGAGCTGACCGGCGACGACCCGCTGACGGCGCGGGCCATCGACCTGCTGCGGGAGTGGGACGCCGACGTCACGGCGGACTCGGCGGCCGCCGCGCTCTTCGAGATCTGGTACCGCCGTCATCTGCGCCCGGCCGTCTTCGCCGAGGCGCTCCGTGAAGTCGCCCCCGAGGCCAAACGCGCGGCGGCCCTCGCCCGGATCCTGCCGTCCGACGACCCGGCCGCCGACCCCCGTGTCGACCTGGACCTGCTCACGGGCGCGGAGACGGGCCCCGACCCCGGCACCCTGCTGGCCACCCTGTCGGCCGCGGTCGGCGAACTCTCCGCACTCCTCGGCCCCGACCCGGCCGCGTGGACCTGGGGCGCGCTCCACCACGCCCGCGTGTACCACCCGGTGACCGCGCTCCACGACGGACCGCAGCCGCCGTGGGCGTCCGTCGGTCCCGCCCCGCGCGGCGGCAGCGGGGACACGGTGGGCGTCGCGCCGTACGGACCCGACTTCCGCCAGACGACCGGCGCCACCTTCCGCCTGGTCGTCGACGTCGGCTCGTGGGACGACTCCGTGGCCATGAACTCGCCCGGCCAGTCGGGTGATCCGGACAGCGAGCACTACAGCGACCTGTTCACCACGTGGGCCGCCGACGGCTTCTTCCCGCTCCTCTACAGCCGCGAGCAGGTGGAGAAGCACACGGCGCGGACGATCACCCTGCGACCGCCCGCGCCGGTCACGGCTCAGGACCCGAACGGCAGATAG
- a CDS encoding DUF917 domain-containing protein, producing the protein MREINLDNLDDIARGAGILGTGGGGDPYIGKLLAREAIRKHGPVRVVDIDEVAPDATVVPVSGMGAPTVLLERVPSGGEELAALRALEKHIGRPATHIAPIEVGGVNSMLPIACAAEAGLPIVDGDAMGRAFPEAQMVLPGLIGVSNSPMALADDKGNTLIVEAVDNHAAERIARAVCVELGCQISCADTVMRGDQLADGLVPATLTLAERLGAAVREARAAHSDPVAAARTMLDGVHLLTGKVVDVSRRTEGGFARGRARVEGIADEAGQVLELDFQNEHLLATRDGVTVATTPDLICVLDSESGDPVTTEGLRYGLRVSVLAARCDPRWTSPGGLALAGPRYFGYDVDYLPFGS; encoded by the coding sequence ATGCGTGAGATCAACCTGGACAACCTCGACGACATCGCCCGCGGCGCCGGCATCCTCGGCACCGGCGGGGGCGGCGACCCGTACATCGGCAAACTCCTGGCACGGGAGGCCATCCGCAAGCACGGCCCGGTGCGGGTCGTGGACATCGACGAGGTGGCGCCGGACGCGACCGTCGTGCCGGTGTCGGGGATGGGGGCGCCGACCGTCCTCCTGGAGCGGGTCCCGAGCGGCGGCGAGGAACTGGCCGCCCTGCGGGCGCTGGAGAAGCACATCGGGCGGCCCGCCACGCACATCGCGCCCATCGAGGTCGGCGGCGTCAACTCCATGCTGCCCATCGCGTGCGCCGCGGAGGCGGGCCTCCCGATCGTGGACGGCGACGCGATGGGGCGCGCCTTCCCCGAGGCGCAGATGGTGCTGCCGGGCCTGATCGGCGTGAGCAACTCGCCGATGGCGCTCGCGGACGACAAGGGCAACACGCTCATCGTGGAGGCCGTCGACAACCACGCGGCCGAGCGGATCGCGCGCGCCGTGTGCGTGGAGCTCGGGTGCCAGATCTCGTGTGCCGACACGGTCATGCGGGGCGACCAGCTCGCCGACGGCCTCGTACCCGCGACGCTGACCCTCGCCGAGCGGCTCGGCGCGGCGGTGCGCGAGGCGCGGGCCGCGCACAGCGACCCGGTGGCCGCGGCCCGCACGATGCTCGACGGTGTCCATCTGCTGACCGGCAAGGTCGTCGACGTGAGCCGGCGGACCGAGGGCGGCTTCGCGCGGGGCCGGGCCCGCGTCGAGGGCATCGCCGACGAGGCGGGGCAGGTGCTCGAACTCGACTTCCAGAACGAGCACCTGCTGGCCACGCGGGACGGCGTGACCGTCGCCACGACGCCCGACCTGATCTGTGTCCTGGACAGCGAGTCGGGCGATCCGGTGACCACCGAGGGGCTGCGCTACGGGCTGCGCGTCAGTGTGCTGGCCGCGCGCTGCGACCCCCGGTGGACCTCGCCGGGCGGCCTGGCGCTGGCCGGGCCGCGGTACTTCGGGTACGACGTGGACTATCTGCCGTTCGGGTCCTGA
- a CDS encoding hydantoinase/oxoprolinase family protein, with protein sequence MRIGIDVGGTNTDAALLGDDDRVLAAAKSPTTPDITSGVTAAVRALDPPVESITAVMIGTTHFLNALIEGARLAPVAAVRLGLPATAALPPMTDWPDRQRAAVGGHGYLCHGGREFDGRVLSPLDPDELKRTAADIAARGIGSVAVSSVFSPVAEDDERLAAEILRGELGDGVHFSLSHELGRIGLLARENATIINAALRDLATVIVESFGKALAEVSITAPFFLSQNDGTLMDVDFARTYPVATFASGPTNSMRGAAFLSGLGDCAVVDVGGTTADVGILAGGFPREAAGESEAAGIRTNFRIPDVLSLGIGGGSLVSPDGETGPRSVGYRLTEEALVFGGSTLTATDLAVAAGRADVGDAARVAHLDEDFVARALDRIADRLAESVDRMRTSADPLPVVAVGGGSILVPESLPGFDDVRRPGNFGVANAVGAAIAQVGGEVDRVFHIPEGRRDSVLAEARDEAVGRAEDAGARPGTVHVVDIEEVPLAYLPGGATRIRVKAVGALDLHRIGTQQHGATAHA encoded by the coding sequence ATGCGCATCGGCATCGACGTCGGAGGAACCAATACCGACGCCGCCCTCCTCGGGGACGACGACCGGGTCCTCGCGGCGGCCAAGTCGCCGACGACGCCGGACATCACGTCCGGGGTCACGGCCGCGGTCCGGGCCCTCGACCCGCCCGTCGAGTCCATCACCGCGGTGATGATCGGCACGACCCACTTCCTCAACGCCCTCATCGAGGGCGCCCGGCTGGCGCCCGTCGCCGCCGTGCGCCTCGGCCTGCCGGCGACGGCGGCCCTGCCGCCGATGACGGACTGGCCCGACCGGCAGCGGGCCGCGGTCGGCGGGCACGGCTACCTGTGCCACGGCGGCCGCGAGTTCGACGGCCGGGTGCTGTCGCCGCTCGACCCGGACGAACTGAAGCGGACCGCTGCGGACATCGCCGCACGCGGGATCGGATCCGTGGCCGTCTCCTCGGTCTTCTCACCGGTGGCCGAGGACGACGAGCGGCTCGCCGCGGAGATCCTGCGCGGCGAGCTGGGCGACGGCGTGCACTTCTCGCTCTCGCACGAGCTCGGCCGGATCGGCCTGCTCGCCCGCGAGAACGCCACGATCATCAACGCGGCGCTGCGGGACCTGGCGACGGTCATCGTCGAGTCGTTCGGCAAGGCGCTCGCGGAGGTGTCGATCACGGCGCCGTTCTTCCTGTCGCAGAACGACGGGACGCTGATGGACGTGGACTTCGCCCGTACGTATCCGGTGGCGACGTTCGCGTCGGGCCCCACCAACTCCATGCGCGGCGCGGCCTTCCTGTCCGGACTCGGGGACTGCGCGGTGGTCGATGTGGGCGGCACGACGGCCGACGTGGGGATCCTCGCCGGCGGCTTCCCGCGGGAGGCCGCGGGCGAGAGCGAGGCGGCGGGCATCCGCACCAACTTCCGTATCCCTGACGTCCTTTCGCTGGGCATCGGCGGCGGTTCGCTGGTCTCGCCGGACGGGGAGACCGGGCCGCGGTCGGTCGGCTACCGGCTGACGGAGGAGGCGCTCGTCTTCGGCGGCTCGACACTGACGGCAACGGACCTGGCCGTGGCGGCCGGCCGCGCGGACGTCGGGGACGCGGCGCGGGTCGCACACCTCGACGAGGACTTCGTGGCGCGCGCCCTGGACCGGATCGCCGACCGGCTCGCGGAGAGCGTCGACCGGATGCGGACCTCGGCCGACCCGCTGCCCGTGGTGGCCGTGGGCGGCGGTTCGATCCTGGTGCCCGAGTCACTGCCCGGCTTCGACGACGTACGACGGCCCGGCAACTTCGGCGTCGCGAACGCGGTCGGCGCGGCCATCGCGCAGGTCGGCGGCGAGGTAGACCGGGTCTTCCACATCCCCGAAGGGCGCAGGGACTCGGTGCTCGCCGAGGCGCGCGACGAAGCCGTGGGCCGGGCCGAGGACGCGGGCGCGCGGCCCGGCACCGTACACGTCGTGGACATCGAGGAGGTGCCACTCGCGTATCTGCCGGGCGGCGCGACCCGGATCCGCGTCAAGGCGGTCGGCGCCCTCGACCTGCACCGCATCGGAACCCAGCAGCACGGAGCGACGGCACATGCGTGA